Proteins co-encoded in one Malus sylvestris chromosome 9, drMalSylv7.2, whole genome shotgun sequence genomic window:
- the LOC126634060 gene encoding uncharacterized protein LOC126634060 isoform X1 codes for MFYGTLVWDPWLIVVQIVCLQCLYYLTLGFFLSILVGTRVSRMSLVYFFDYATLTVSTVTGWCVIGSFLLSALAGAGYLLLLIERAKKCLDFSATLYIVHLFLCIAYGGWPSSITWWVVNVTGVALMALLGEYLCIRRELREIPITRYRASKNKHSRGIITAILSLLRSFWIKIMNTKFDL; via the exons ATGTTCTATGGCACATTGGTATGGGACCCTTGGCTCATTGTTGTCCAAATTGTGTGCCTTCAATGTTTATACTATCTCACTTTGGGGTTCTTCTTGTCTATTCTTGTTGGCACTCGCGTGTCTCGAATGAGCCTTGTGTATTTCTTTGACTATGCTACTCTTACTGTCTCCACCGTCACCGGGTGGTGCGTCATTGGCTCATTTCTGCTCAGTGCTCTTGCAGG CGCTGGATATCTGCTTCTTCTGATTGAGAGGGCAAAGAAGTGCTTAGATTTTTCAGCCACCCTATACATTGTACATCTCTTTCTATGCATCGCTTATGGGGGTTGGCCTTCGTCAATAACATGGTGGGTTGTGAATGTTACTGGAGTTGCCTTGATGGCTTTGCTAGGTGAATATCTCTGCATTAGACGTGAACTGCGCGAGATTCCGATAACACGATATCGTGCAA GCAAGAACAAACATTCACGTGGGATTATTACAGCTATTCTTTCGTTGCTGAGGAGCTTCTGGATAAAGATAATGAATACCAAATTCGATCTGTGA
- the LOC126634060 gene encoding uncharacterized protein LOC126634060 isoform X2: protein MFYGTLVWDPWLIVVQIVCLQCLYYLTLGFFLSILVGTRVSRMSLVYFFDYATLTVSTVTGWCVIGSFLLSALAGAGYLLLLIERAKKCLDFSATLYIVHLFLCIAYGGWPSSITWWVVNVTGVALMALLGEYLCIRRELREIPITRYRANV, encoded by the exons ATGTTCTATGGCACATTGGTATGGGACCCTTGGCTCATTGTTGTCCAAATTGTGTGCCTTCAATGTTTATACTATCTCACTTTGGGGTTCTTCTTGTCTATTCTTGTTGGCACTCGCGTGTCTCGAATGAGCCTTGTGTATTTCTTTGACTATGCTACTCTTACTGTCTCCACCGTCACCGGGTGGTGCGTCATTGGCTCATTTCTGCTCAGTGCTCTTGCAGG CGCTGGATATCTGCTTCTTCTGATTGAGAGGGCAAAGAAGTGCTTAGATTTTTCAGCCACCCTATACATTGTACATCTCTTTCTATGCATCGCTTATGGGGGTTGGCCTTCGTCAATAACATGGTGGGTTGTGAATGTTACTGGAGTTGCCTTGATGGCTTTGCTAGGTGAATATCTCTGCATTAGACGTGAACTGCGCGAGATTCCGATAACACGATATCGTGCAA ATGTTTGA
- the LOC126634052 gene encoding probable sulfate transporter 3.4, with protein MPPLEIHRVCLPPKQTTLQKLRQRLADIFFPDNPLHIFNNQTWFTKLLLGLQFFFPIFQWGPEYHVKLLKSDFIFGFTIASLAIPQGISYAKLASLPPIVGLYSSFVPPLTYYVLGSSGHIAVGPVSIASLVMGSMLSEVVSSTEDPILYLKLAFTATCFAGLFQASLGILRFGFIIDFLSKATLVEFMAGASVIVILQQLKGLLGIVHFTTKMQFVSVMSSVITHKGEWSWQTIAMGFSFLVFLFTTRHISKTKSKLFWVATAAPLTSVIISTLVVFLLSSKAPRISVIGHLPKGFNPPSSNMLYFSGPYLALAIKTGIIIGILSLTEGVAVGRTFASLKNYQVDGNKEMMAIGLMNICGSCSSCYVYTGSFSRSAVNYNSGAQTVVSNIIMASAMLITLLFLMPLFYYTPNVILAAIIITAVSGFIDYQAQYRLWKVDKLDFMACMCAFLGVLFISVPLGLAIAVGVSIFKILLHVTWPNTMALGNIPGTQTYHNLNRYREVSRISSFLILAVEAPIYFANSTYLQERIIRWVREEEERIKASNEKALKCIILDMTAVTAIDTSGIDMMSELRKMLEKRSLQLVLANPVGSVMEKLQQSTTLEAFGLNGLLRSEKL; from the exons ATGCCACCTCTAGAAATCCACAGGGTTTGTTTGCCACCGAAACAGACTACCCTGCAGAAACTCCGGCAGAGGCTGGCTGACATCTTTTTCCCAGATAACCCACTTCACATATTCAATAACCAAACTTGGTTCACAAAACTACTTCTGGGTCTCCAATTCTTCTTCCCAATCTTCCAATGGGGCCCTGAGTACCATGTTAAGCTTCTCAAGTCTGATTTCATCTTTGGCTTCACTATTGCCAGCCTTGCAATTCCTCAG GGCATCAGTTATGCGAAGCTTGCAAGTTTGCCTCCAATTGTTGGGCTAT ACTCAAGCTTTGTGCCCCCACTGACATATTATGTGCTGGGGAGTTCCGGGCATATAGCAGTTGGTCCAGTTTCGATAGCATCTTTGGTTATGGGATCAATGTTAAGTGAGGTTGTTTCTAGTACTGAAGACCCCATTCTTTATCTCAAATTGGCTTTCACTGCTACATGTTTTGCTGGTCTGTTTCAGGCTTCTCTGGGTATTCTGAG GTTCGGTTTTATAATTGATTTTCTGTCAAAGGCGACTCTGGTTGAGTTTATGGCGGGTGCTTCAGTGATTGTGATACTACAACAGCTCAAAGGGTTGCTTGGAATTGTTCACTTCACTACCAAAATGCAATTTGTTtctgtcatgtcctccgttatcACCCACAAAGGAGAG TGGTCATGGCAAACTATTGCAATGGGCTTCAGCTTCCTGGTGTTTTTATTCACAACGAGACATATT agcaaaacaaaatcaaagcTCTTTTGGGTTGCAACAGCAGCTCCATTGACATCGGTTATCATTTCCACACTTGTAGTCTTCCTCCTCAGTTCAAAAGCTCCTCGAATCTCAGTT ATTGGCCATTTGCCAAAGGGTTTCAATCCACCCTCATCAAACATGCTATACTTTAGTGGTCCTTACCTTGCTCTTGCTATTAAAACTGGCATTATAATTGGGATTTTGTCTCTCACA GAAGGGGTTGCAGTAGGAAGGACTTTTGCATCTTTGAAAAACTACCAAGTTGATGGAAACAAAGAAATGATGGCTATTGGGCTCATGAACATTTGTGGTTCTTGCTCTTCATGCTATGTTTATA cagGTTCGTTCTCTAGATCTGCAGTAAACTACAATTCCGGAGCACAAACTGTGGTTTCGAACATTATTATGGCATCAGCTATGCTTATCACTCTGCTGTTTCTAATGCCATTGTTCTACTACACCCCCAATGTCATCTTAGCAGCAATCATCATAACCGCTGTGAGTGGATTCATCGATTACCAAGCTCAATACCGGTTGTGGAAAGTTGACAAGCTCGACTTCATGGCCTGCATGTGCGCCTTCCTTGGCGTTCTTTTCATTTCCGTCCCTCTTGGTCTTGCAATTGCA GTTGGAGTATCGATTTTCAAGATTCTTCTTCATGTCACCTGGCCAAACACTATGGCTCTAGGGAACATTCCAGGGACACAAACATACCACAATCTCAACAGATACAGAGAAGTTTCAAggatttcttcatttctcataCTAGCAGTTGAGGCACCTATCTACTTTGCAAATTCAACTTACTTACAAGAAAG GATAATAAGATGGGTtcgtgaggaagaagaaaggatcAAAGCAAGCAACGAAAAAGCGCTGAAATGTATAATTTTGGACATGACAG CTGTGACAGCCATAGACACGAGTGGTATCGACATGATGTCCGAACTTAGAAAGATGCTGGAAAAGAGATCACTTCAG CTTGTGTTGGCAAACCCTGTTGGAAGTGTGATGGAAAAGCTACAACAATCGACAACTTTGGAGGCGTTCGGATTGAACGGGCTCTTACGGTCGGAGAAGCTGTAG
- the LOC126634058 gene encoding uncharacterized mitochondrial protein AtMg00810-like has protein sequence MVCQAQSCSGKGDNMSEINALKQYLNNKFAIKDLGTLKYFLGIEMAHSHKGFFLNQRKYVMDLLHEAKMTDCKPARTPLDSNLKLKTHGDPVPNLSYYQRMVGKLIYLTITRPDISYAVSIVSQFMHSPSMDHLKIVHRVLRYLKGSIGRGILMRNNSHTQISGYTDADWAGNSLDRKSTTGFCTFVGGNLVTWKSKKQSVVARSSAEAEYRAMASTACELIWLKSLLLTLGFPHQQPMSLHCDNQAAMHIASNPVFHERTKHIEVDCHYVRNQVQSKVIDTHYTRSHDQLADIFTKGLPSADFQRLLFKLGSINPFDPA, from the exons ATGGTATGCCAAGCTCAGTCATGTTCTGGAAAGG GTGATAATATGTCAGAGATTAATGCTCTTAAACAGTATCTCAACAACAAGTTTGCTATCAAGGATCTTGGCACTCTCAAATACTTTCTGGGCATCGAGATGGCACACTCTCACAAGGGTTTCTTCCTCAACCAACGCAAGTATGTCATGGATCTTCTTCACGAAGCAAAAATGACAGATTGCAAGCCTGCTCGTACCCCCTTGGATAGCAACTTGAAGCTAAAAACTCACGGTGATCCAGTTCCCAATTTAAGTTACTATCAAAGAATGGTTGGCAAACTCATTTATCTGACTATCACACGTCCTGATATATCATATGCTGTCAGCATTGTTAGCCAGTTTATGCACTCTCCAAGCATggatcatttgaagattgttcATCGTGTGCTACGTTATCTTAAGGGTTCCATTGGTAGAGGAATTCTTATGCGCAACAATAGTCACACTCAGATCTCAGGCTATACCGATGCTGACTGGGCAGGCAATTCTCTCGATCGCAAGTCTACCACTGGGTTTTGTACGTTTGTGGGAGGCAACCTAGTTacctggaaaagcaagaaacaaagtgttgTTGCACGCTCTAGTGCAGAGGCAGAGTATCGTGCTATGGCGTCCACTGCTTGTGAACTTATTTGGCTCAAAAGCCTTCTGTTGACTTTAGGTTTTCCTCATCAACAACCCATGTCCCTACACTGTGATAATCAGGCCGCGATGCACATTGCATCGAATCCTGTATTCCATGAGCGAACTAAACATATTGAAGTTGATTGTCACTACGTCAGAAATCAAGTTCAGTCCAAGGTGATCGACACTCACTACACGCGCAGTCATGATCAACTTGCGGATATTTTCACAAAAGGATTACCCTCTGCTGATTTTCAACGTCTTTTGTTCAAGCTTGGATCAATTAATCCctttgatccagcttga